TCTTGGTCGTTACTCATCACAGTTTGACGTGATGAAGTAAAGACATAACGCTTGAAGGACTTACCATTGATTTCGACTGGCTTGAGTGGGTCAGGTAAGCCGAGGTTGATAACCTGCATTTGCAAAGTGATTAAATCAACGCTTGAACGGTAGGGCAAGGCATAAATAATCGGCTTGTTTACATCAATGCTATGATCTTCAATAGGATTTGAAGGAATCGCGGTTCCTTTTACCATGACTGACAAAGGGAGCTTGAGTAAGGAACTCGATAGTGGTTGTCCAGAAGACATAAGGTTCTTGGCCTCAAAAAAACAGATAAATCGCAAAAGCAGTTTTCCATCTTCATTCATTGTAGAAGCGGAAGATGTGCTCAAGCTGATATTTTTAAGGCTGCAAGGATATCAGAAACTGGTCGAACCTTTCACTTTAAATTGAACACGAAAACATCAATTTCACCAAACTTCAATCATATATCTAATAATTAAAGAGAAAATGCTGTGCCGCAAAAAACACTTCATGGTCTTAAACGGATTAAAAACGCTACCCGATACTCATGTCAGGGGTTAAAAGCTGCGTTTCAAAATGAGCCTGCTTTTAGAGAGGAGGTTGTTCTTGCAGCAGTGATGATTCCCATCGCATGTTGGCTAGACGTGACTCAAATCGATCGAATTTTACTGATTGTGACAGTCGTACTGGTGCTGATTGCTGAACTGTTTAACAGTGCTATTGAAGCCGTCGTTGATCGCATTGGTGAAGAGCAGCATGAGTTGGCCGGTAGAGCCAAAGATATTGGATCTGCTGCCGTCATGATCACCATGTTATTGACAGGTTACGTGTGGCTGGAAGTATTGTTTTTGTAGTAAAAAGTTTAACTCTATCAAAAAACCAGCAATTGGCTTTTCATTTAAATCATTACTGGATATACTCACAGTTAACTGTATAAAAAGACAGGTGACTTATGAAGCCGTTAACGCCACGCCAGCAACAAGTATTTGATCTGATAAAAAGTAAAATTGATGACACAGGCATGCCTCCTACGCGTGCTGAAATCGCTCGTGAACTGGGCTTTCGTTCTGCCAATGCCGCAGAAGAGCATTTAAAAGCTCTAGCACGTAAGCAAGCCATTGAAATTATTCCCGGCGCATCGCGTGGAATCCGCATTTTACTAGAAGAGTCTGCCAATGATGATGGCCTGCCTTTGATCGGTCAGGTTGCTGCAGGTGAGCCAATTCTGGCTCAGGAGCATGTTGAAGCTCATTATCAGGTAGACCCGGCCATGTTCAAGCCTCAAGCTGATTTCTTATTGCGCGTCAATGGCGAGAGTATGAAAGATATCGGTATTATGGACGGTGATCTGCTCGCAGTGCATAAAACTCAAGACGTTCATGACGGTCAGGTGGTGGTTGCTCGTGTTGATGACGATGTGACGGTTAAGCGTTTAGAGCGTAAAGGTTCAACTGTTTTACTGCACGCAGAGAATGAAGAGTTTGAACCCATTAAAGTCGACTTGTCATGTCAGCACCTAGTGATTGAAGGTTTAGCGGTAGGAATCATCCGCAATACTGATTGGATGTAACCACTGTTTCTAGAAGTGGTATTGAATGGCTTCTAACGTCAGCGAGCATGTTCGCTGACATTATGTTGTTGTTTCAGTCTATTAACTATGGTTCGAGCTCTTTTTAATTGAGATCTATTCTCAATTACTTGTTTTTGTAATTGATATTCATTATCATCTTATTTCTGGTATGGAAGGAAGATGATCATGGCCGCTAAGCAAAAAGCTTCAACACATCGCTATCAAATCCCGGCCAATTTGTTGCAGCCTCTCTGGCTTCGCAGCCGAGAAAGCTTGGTCGATAACGGCTTGGTTTATGACCCAATCGCGGCCAATGCTTGTCAGCGCTGCCAGCTCGCACCAGAGTGCCTCTCTGGAGACATCGATCAAAAACAACTTCTTCATGCCACCTTGACTCAAATCTGTGATGAGCAGGTTAATCATTTCATTTCACGTAACCCTGATGGGTGGATCATCAATGTTGGCGCTGGCCTTGATACGCGTTTCTATCGAGTCGACAATGGCCGCTGTCACTGGATCGAGTTGGATGTGACAGAAAACCTCCTTTGGCGTCAGAAACTATTCCATAAAAGTGAACGTTACCAACATATGTGTGGCAATGTTGATGATTTGTCATGGCTGGATAACTTACCTGTTCCGGAAAAGGCTCCGGTACTGGTTGTCTGTGAACACGCCTTATTGGATTGCAGTGAAAAACAAGTTGGCAAGTTTATTCAGGCGCTTGGTTGCCATTTTGATTCAGCGAGAGCTTGTGTTGTGCTAGCGGGAGATCTCGCGGCAAGCAAGCTTGGTAAGAAAATGGGGGCAGGACGTTATCATCATGGCTACGTGTCACCAGGGGATGCAACCCTTAATTATCTGCCATGGGCGCGATGGGCAAAGACTTTCTCTCCTCTAGACAAACATTGCGGGCGTTGGAAACTATGGCAACGTTGGCTTACTAAGTTCACTTCTGTTAAACACAGACTCACCCCGGTAGTGGTTCAGCTTCGCTGGTAATCCGGTTACACTTTGTACTCTTCTTTCATGATGAGTGCGAACGTGCAATTGCTTCAAACCCTATCCAATAAAGCGCTACATAAGCAGGTTCTACTGCTGGCGATCCCCATGGTTGTATCGAACATAACCGTACCTTTACTCGGCTTAGTTGATGCGGCGGTGATTGGCCACCTTGAACATGCTTGGTATCTGGGCGGAGTCGCCCTTGGCAGTACCATGATCAGTGTGACTTTCTGGCTACTGGGGTTTTTGCGGATGTCGACCACTGGGCTGGCGGCGCAGTCGTATGGTGCTCAAAGTGGTAAACAACTCGGTTTAGTGTTCACTCAGGGTGTCGCGATGGCCTTGGGTTTT
This window of the Vibrio neptunius genome carries:
- a CDS encoding diacylglycerol kinase, translating into MPQKTLHGLKRIKNATRYSCQGLKAAFQNEPAFREEVVLAAVMIPIACWLDVTQIDRILLIVTVVLVLIAELFNSAIEAVVDRIGEEQHELAGRAKDIGSAAVMITMLLTGYVWLEVLFL
- the lexA gene encoding transcriptional repressor LexA, translating into MKPLTPRQQQVFDLIKSKIDDTGMPPTRAEIARELGFRSANAAEEHLKALARKQAIEIIPGASRGIRILLEESANDDGLPLIGQVAAGEPILAQEHVEAHYQVDPAMFKPQADFLLRVNGESMKDIGIMDGDLLAVHKTQDVHDGQVVVARVDDDVTVKRLERKGSTVLLHAENEEFEPIKVDLSCQHLVIEGLAVGIIRNTDWM
- a CDS encoding class I SAM-dependent methyltransferase, with protein sequence MIMAAKQKASTHRYQIPANLLQPLWLRSRESLVDNGLVYDPIAANACQRCQLAPECLSGDIDQKQLLHATLTQICDEQVNHFISRNPDGWIINVGAGLDTRFYRVDNGRCHWIELDVTENLLWRQKLFHKSERYQHMCGNVDDLSWLDNLPVPEKAPVLVVCEHALLDCSEKQVGKFIQALGCHFDSARACVVLAGDLAASKLGKKMGAGRYHHGYVSPGDATLNYLPWARWAKTFSPLDKHCGRWKLWQRWLTKFTSVKHRLTPVVVQLRW